The sequence AACTGTAGCATTTCCTACTGAAAAACCTTGTGTGTAAGTGGACCCGCGTGGTTCAAaccccatgttgttcaagagtcaacaaGAAAAGCGTCTcggttaaaatagtaaaattttccatttcttttttgaatGAGCTGATGTACACATAAAAGCGATCCTGCCACCCAAGACGCACTCACACTGGCTAAAGCGGGAAACGCCCTGCACATCACCGcccagtccccccaccccccgccctggGACAGGCAGGGATCCCACTGGTGCCAAACTGACTGGGCCCTCAGCTGCCGACCACCAGCTTGGCCCACTGGTGGGATCTGGGGGTGGGCGAGGGGGCACGGAGGGTTGCACTGGTATGGATGGGGACCTGAGCCACCACACTGAGTGACAGCACCACGCAGGTGACAATGGACATCCGTGGGTCTGTGATCCACGAGCTGAGTGTGTGGAACACCAGGCGGCCATCAGCCCTGGAGGCCAGGCAGGGCCAGGCCAGCAGGTGCGCTGCAGTCTGTGCCCACACCCCCCACACCGCGCACTCACACATGGTCCAGGTTCCAGGTGCTGAAGAGGACACGGCTCTCCCGGTTACTGTAGGGGTTGATGGAGTGTCTGGAGGTACAGTCGTCCACGTCAAAAGGACCCTGGATGGAAGAGAAGAGGTGACGGCCCTGAGGCCAAAGAGCCGCTCCCCCAAGTCGGGGGCGCCCCAGTCGGGGATCAGGCCCTGTACATGGTCTGTGCTCAGGAGGCAGATACTCTGTCCTGGCAAGGCACCCCACTCCCTGGTGACCCCAGTAATGCACTGCATCTGCAGAGGGGACCAGTTAACCCGTCAGCCGCCAGGAATGCCAGGCTCCCTACCGTGTACCTCCTGTGCCCGCAGCCCTCCCCACACCGCTCCATCACATGGCTGCACCGTTTCTGCCTCCTCTATGGCATCCCAGCATTTCCCTGTTACCTGCACAGGCTGGGCCACGCAGACGCACTAAAGCGTCACCTCCCCCTGAAGCCCCAGCTGCACCCCACCCAGAGACCCCGGCACCCTGAGGGCCCCCACAGCCTCTCTGCAAGAAACCCACCACCCAACTCGCTCACAGGCCTTCGACCCAGAGCCTGCCCAGGCTGGGGTGGAGGTGCTGAGGTGGAAGTGCTGGTCGCTGTCCCTGCCACACATACTGCCGGGCTCAGGTCACACTGCCCAGGAGGGAGTGGTCAGGTGAGAGTGACGTGAAGCCAGGTGGGAAGGAGCAGTGTCTGGGTGCTTGGGACATCACCCTTGGAGGGGGCTGCCTGAGGGGGGACAGAGGCACGGGGGGCTATGGGGGGGAGACTGGCCCCCTGCCAGCGGCAGGGAGGGGCTTTCACTGCAAGTGCTACATGCAGCTCACGTCCACCCACAGCTGGCCTGCAAGCAGCAGCACACAGCAAGCAGTGCCCCTGCTCTGTCCCCACAGCTCAGAATGCTGCTGCAGCCGACGCCGCCAGGGCGCCAAGCTCTACGAGTGCCGAGATGTCGCATCCGGCCACGACCCTGAATCCGGGCGGGCTCTCTCATCCGGGCTTTCCCACAGGGCAGACCACGCGTCAGCCACCACCCAAACAAACACCTCCCTCCTCTGAGGCCAGGACAAGGTCTCTGCTCACAAGCAGTCGTGTTCTGACCCCTCCCTGCACAGGCATCACGTAAATTCGTCAGGAAGGCAGGTTCTCAGGCCCTACGACGCTGCTGAACAAAAACCCTGGGAGGGACCCAGCCGTCCTCACAAGGCCTCCAGGGGTTGCAACGCCACTGGAATCTGGGAACCACCAGTGGGGCTGACCACTCCCTCACCCTGTGCAAGCTGGCACCCGAGGGCTGCCCCAGCTCACCAGGCCTTGGCCAGGGTAGCCCAGGATACACTCATGGCTCACCTGGCAGGAGAACCAGCCTTCGGGGGTGCAGAGCCGGCGGCCGGCCTTCGCCCCTCGGTCGAAGTAGCTGCTGTTGTACTGGGCAGCCTGGAGCTTCTGCTGCATGGAGCCCACGAGCCGCAGGTACTCCTCACGAGCCTCTGCGCCCACCAGGGAGGCGCCAGAGGTCACCTGGAGAGGCAGGGGCATCCCTGAGCACTGGCCACACATCGTAAAACCCACTGCTGCCTGGATCCCAGTCCACTGAATGCCACGGCCCTCAAAGACCCTGCCCCCTTGGGTCCCAGCAGGGCCCTGAGATTGGGGGTTCTGAACTCTGCCCCCTGAAGTCCCAGCAGGGCCCTGAGGTTGTGGGGGGGGTCTGAACTCTGCCCCCTGAAATTCCAGCAAGGCCCTGAGGTTGGGGGTTGTGGATCCTGCCCCCTGGAGTCCCAGCAGGGCCCTGAGGTTGGGGGTCAGAGCTCACACCCACCATAACTGTCTGACTCTGGAAAGTTCCTCTGGGCCCATGAGACGGAGCTTTGGTCACAATCAGACAAACTCAAGCTCCGGGTACACTGGCTGCTCCGTCTCCTGAGCGCTACCCGGTGCTTTGCGGCAAGAAACCGGAGAAAAAGGGTGCAGGTGAAGTGACCACCACATCACCACCCACTGGAGTGCAGGTGAGGACTCGCACCCATGGGTCCACACTGAGCACCAGGCAGAAGCAAGGGGACCGCCTGGCCCAGTGGGAATGACAGCAGGACAGCAGATGGCTCATCACAGAATGGGGCTGGCACCCAGCGGGGCCTGTGGATGATGCCCTGGATCACCCATCAGCCAGCGTGGGAAGAGCACTTCACCAGCAGAAGGAGCCTGAGGGTGGCTACAGTCAGCAGGGGTGGAAGCAGGGACGAGGGGGAGCTGGGTCAGGCCCCAGGGCCTCAGATACCCTAGCCCTGAGGTTTCCTTTGTGCTCTCAACAGAGCACGTGTGGGCAGTTCTGCACCGCGAATGATAAACTCTAGTCCAGGACACACAGCCGGGAGCAAGGTCAAGGTGTGGGGGTAGCGGGTGGCCTGCAAAGAATGGAACATGACACCTCCTGGCTGACATCCGACCATGAGGTATAAGGAGCAATGGCAGGGGGCTCCCGGGGCAAGCAACTAACTCATTGCTGGCTCATGTTCACCTGCACCCACACCTGCGCCAGCCCTCACTCCTCTGACATCCACGCCGGTCCTGGGAGCCAAGTCCCAGAGGCAGAACCGGCTTCCTAAACCTGCCCAGCACACCAGGACCTACTTCTCTCAGGTAGCTCCGGATCCGGCTCTCGCAGCTGTATCTCAGATAGCCAGACTTGCTCCTAAACCGGGACTCCAAGCCTGCCGGAAGGAGAGACAAGACGCCTGGAGCCTGGGGCTGTGATCTCCTGGGAGGGGCGGACAGGAGGGCTCTTGACTCGGCTCCATCTAGAAACGTTCTGATGGGAACCTGCTCCTTCTGCAAAGGAAGTCATCTCTGGTCCACCAGCACAGAGCACCTCAAATGCCACCGGGGAGCCGCTCTCCCAAGGGGGCTGCTCCACCTGGCTCAGAAGACCAGTCCAAAAGGTGAGATAGGACCaggtgactggataaagaagatatggtccACCCATGAGATGaaatatcattcagccttaaagaGGAAGGGAATCCTGACACCTGTCTCCACACGATGAACCACGAAGAGGTTATGCTGAGTGAAGAAGGAAGATGCATGAGCTCATTCATACGAGGTCCCTGAGGAGTCATATTCCAGGGACAGGAAGATGGGGGAccaggggcagaggagaggcGGGGAGTGATGCCCACTGGAGACAGAGCCTCAGTTTGGGATGAAAACCTCTGAGAACAGGTGGCAGGGCTGCTGCACAACACTGGGAATATATTCAATACCAACGAAGAACTAAGTGCCCAAAAATGGTGAAGATGGTGAACTTTACTTCATCacgattgaaaaataaaactgccaaCCCCAGGGCTGCCTGGAGCCTGGCCCTGTGCTTGGGAAACCCCTGGATCTGGGAACTGACGGAGACCccgggtctcagagagtcagtcccagggaagccctccacacCCGctccctccaggccagaatccatGAGGTACCTTCAAACCACGGCGGGTCCTCGGCCCTGGTCTCGGCCGCGATGTTCTCACTGACGGTGCCCAGCAGGTCGGCCAGCAGCTTCTGCCGCAGTGGGGCCCGCTCGTCCCAGAGCAGCTGCCGGGCGGCCTGGATGACACCTGCGTGCGGCTCCTGGAACACGCTCAGGAAGCGGCTGATGTCACTCACGACTGCCACCAAAGGGGACAGAGAGGCCACCAGGCCTTGGAGCACGGCCTCTGGGAAATCgcctccttcccctgccccgACAGCCACCAGCCCAGTGCTCCAGGCCTGGGGCCTGGCCCCCCACACTTAAGGTGACAGTGGGAAGGACAGAAGGGGAGGACACAGGAAATGAAACACACCAAAGGGAGTTGCTGCCCTTCCCCCTTGGCCTTCCCTCCTCCAAGTGAAACCACCTGGTCTTGGGCCCTCATTTGAGGCCTCAGGCTCCAGCTCATCCCTTCACTATTCAGCTGACTCCCCACCTTTCCACACGCACCCGAAAGCAGCCAGCCCTCCAGGTAAGCGTGAGAAACTAAGGGCTTCTTCATCCTATAAGCAGAAGTCCAGACCCACAAGAGGAACAGGCCCCACAGCGGTTTGGGTCATTTCAGGGACTTGGGGCTGCTCCGAGTTCAAATATCAATGTGATCCACCCTCCACAGGCTAAGCAAGAAAAGCCACGTGATCATAGCAACTGGTgcagaaagacagagaaaatctTCAAGACCTAGAGCTTGTCGAAAAAG is a genomic window of Bos indicus isolate NIAB-ARS_2022 breed Sahiwal x Tharparkar chromosome 16, NIAB-ARS_B.indTharparkar_mat_pri_1.0, whole genome shotgun sequence containing:
- the DFFB gene encoding DNA fragmentation factor subunit beta isoform X4; protein product: MSAVLRKPKTFKLRSLHSEKKFGVAGRSCEEVLRKGCQRLQLPIPGSRLCLYEDGTELTGDYFWSAPDNSELVLLTAGQNWQGFVSDISRFLSVFQEPHAGVIQAARQLLWDERAPLRQKLLADLLGTVSENIAAETRAEDPPWFEGLESRFRSKSGYLRYSCESRIRSYLREVTSGASLVGAEAREEYLRLVGSMQQKLQAAQYNSSYFDRGAKAGRRLCTPEGWFSCQGPFDVDDCTSRHSINPYSNRESRVLFSTWNLDHVLETVPSELTAAILYPCGEAQSEAVR
- the DFFB gene encoding DNA fragmentation factor subunit beta isoform X2 yields the protein MSAVLRKPKTFKLRSLHSEKKFGVAGRSCEEVLRKGCQRLQLPIPGSRLCLYEDGTELTGDYFWSAPDNSELVLLTAGQNWQGFVSDISRFLSVFQEPHAGVIQAARQLLWDERAPLRQKLLADLLGTVSENIAAETRAEDPPWFEGLESRFRSKSGYLRYSCESRIRSYLREVTSGASLVGAEAREEYLRLVGSMQQKLQAAQYNSSYFDRGAKAGRRLCTPEGWFSCQGPFDVDDCTSRHSINPYSNRESRVLFSTWNLDHVIEKKRVVVPALAAAVHDAEGREVDWEYFYRLLFTLENLKLVHIACHKKTTHKLHCDPSRVYCTPAAPRRKRHARQRL
- the DFFB gene encoding DNA fragmentation factor subunit beta isoform X3, which encodes MSAVLRKPKTFKLRSLHSEKKFGVAGRSCEEVLRKGCQRLQLPIPGSRLCLYEDGTELTGDYFWSAPDNSELVLLTAGQNWQGFVSDISRFLSVFQEPHAGVIQAARQLLWDERAPLRQKLLADLLGTVSENIAAETRAEDPPWFEGLESRFRSKSGYLRYSCESRIRSYLREVTSGASLVGAEAREEYLRLVGSMQQKLQAAQYNSSYFDRGAKAGRRLCTPEGWFSCQGPFDVDDCTSRHSINPYSNRESRVLFSTWNLDHVQILMAQQKMLLLLLLLSRFSHARLCATP